In one Plasmodium falciparum 3D7 genome assembly, chromosome: 14 genomic region, the following are encoded:
- a CDS encoding cysteine protease ATG4, putative, with product MSKEMKNFEDNQKKIEINSTIQEGKEEENKTLDEIKNVPVAINSNKINKKDNKYIKKKNSKKTKNNFIHIKNKNVDDLYSYQNKSKYKILNYFNNFKYNFSIKRYFKILVNVSLLNYLPLNLRNISNKVYIFGLCLNLKNPDEMKIFLILCKSKILFTYRSNFLIRINDNNLYRSNNIMLVDNNVSQSNIFTYDNTTYNNSNITINNNNNNNSNITINNNNNNNNNSSNITINNNISNLCINNNNHTSTSNTTNSSDNSLPILCQEYEHIDQQDYLIYISKKKKKKKKLKKKKIYYKQRIINFTDIPEHFLKKIYFDDKECFYINFKKSSKGHNDTYTYQKQHSQEIKENYSLQNNKKKKSKEEIYGDTCTYTTSESNKTIIYLENSKKCNSVDNKEIKNKNISKDDMHYYREQKKKIIKNKSENNTCDDDLECFNNPDNDRNDPNEEMKKKKKKIKINNNNNNIESEATIKNINIIKTKKNSLKILHSRSKKHSVLKIKKKNKNNIIKNNNINIKEYLKYVNQNITKSQIYEKDKKYICMSDNGWGCMIRVIQMVLANILIHFNISNRYVYFHNVNDYILYKNYINKLTTCTNKENKIIQIEEKTMNKDKEESIYLNYKNKDSTKEMVKHEKNNQCESNECNLNKNASQNNKESDTLMIHPQSNIINGNNNNINSNNNNNNNNNNSNNNNNSNNNNNNSSSSTTFSNSNTYLVPDSFKQEYNKSSIKTDFLQSDKQITLNDTNINESQGSDIYNIDNVENITNKYNSSDLHHCENYNNFLLNNKNNNNDSNSEIMHINNSLIYSILSEFRDLEQAKYSIQNIIYEMIKYKKIDDNQIEHFVHDWLGPTSSAIIISNLINKKKVRFVKKNKMKNNFRGTNIHMDKNIYIEKEQKELTNYTNNNKQIYKLLNQKENINISKSDDNIKNDKKKYNKLLFLKEKKKKKYTFFSVAFETGVIYNNKVLKFFQIKQDIFIIIWICLKLGIDSLNVSKYKKSLLSCFLLKQFQGISSGNTNTSAHYFYSANDNGLFYLDPHIKCQNAFIDFNENISSQFFMHKVKFLPWEYLNSSLSLIFVVQSKDDYFNLIQNLKLIDSSLFEIYHEEPQYVYKNELNYDTDDSGLVVL from the exons ATGTctaaagaaatgaaaaactTTGAAGATAACCAAAAGAAGATCGAAATTAATTCAACAATCCAAGAAggaaaagaagaagaaaataaaactttagatgaaataaaaaatgtaccAGTAGcaattaatagtaataagattaataaaaaagataacaagtatataaaaaagaagaattcaaagaaaacaaaaaataattttatccatataaaaaataaaaatgtagatgatttatattcttatcaaaataaatcgaaatataaaattttaaattattttaataattttaaatataatttttcaataaaaagatattttaaaattttagtTAATGTTTctcttttaaattatttacctCTTAATTTAcgaaatatatcaaataaagTCTATATATTTGGGTTATgcttaaatttaaaaaatcctgatgaaatgaaaattttCCTCATTTTGTGTaaatcaaaaatattatttacttATAGATCTAATTTTCTAATAAGAATTAATGACAACAATTTATACagaagtaataatattatgttagTTGATAATAATGTTTCACAGagtaatatatttacttatgATAAtactacatataataatagtaacataaccattaataataataataataataatagtaatataaccattaataataataataataataataataatagtagtaatataaccattaataataatattagcaATTTAtgcattaataataataaccataCTAGCACTTCAAATACTACTAATAGTAGTGATAATTCACTACCTATTTTATGCCAAGaatatgaacatatagaTCAACaagattatttaatatatatatcgaaaaaaaaaaaaaaaaaaaaaaaattgaaaaaaaaaaaaatatattataaacaaaGGATTATAAACTTCACAGATATACCAGAAcattttctaaaaaaaatttactttGATGATAAagaatgtttttatataaattttaaaaaatcgtCAAAAGGACACAACGATACATACACTTATCAAAAACAACATTCACAAGAAATCAAAGAAAATTATTCTCtccaaaataataaaaaaaaaaaaagtaaagaaGAGATATATGGAGACACGTGTACTTATACAACCAGCGAAAGTAATAAAACTATTATATACCTTGAAAATTCCAAAAAATGTAATTCGGttgataataaagaaattaaaaacaaaaatatatcgAAGGATGATATGCACTATTATAGAGaacaaaagaagaaaatcataaaaaataaatctgaAAATAATACATGTGATGATGATCTGGAATGTTTTAATAACCCTGATAACGATAGGAACGATCCAAATGaagaaatgaagaaaaaaaaaaaaaaaattaaaataaataataataataataatatagaaagtGAAGCAAccataaaaaatatcaatattattaagaCCAAAAAGAAtagtttaaaaatattacattctCGTAGTAAGAAACATTcagttttaaaaataaaaaaaaaaaataaaaataacataattaagaataataatatcaatattaaggaatatttaaaatatgtaaatcaaaatataaccAAATCGCAGATTTATGAAAAagataagaaatatatatgtatgagtGATAATGGATGGGGATGTATGATAAGAGTAATACAAATGGTTTTAGCAaacatattaatacattTCAATATATCTAATAGGTAtgtttattttcataatgtaaatgattatatattgtataaaaattatattaacaaaTTAACAACATGTACAAATAaggaaaacaaaataatccAAATAGAAGAGAAAACAATGAACAAAGACAAAGAAGAGtccatttatttaaattataaaaataaggatAGTACAAAAGAAATGGTAAAACATGAAAAGAATAATCAATGTGAATCGAATGAatgtaatttaaataaaaacgCTTCCCAAAATAATAAGGAATCTGACACCTTAATGATTCACCCGCAgtcaaatataattaatggtaataataataatattaatagtaacaataataataataataataataataatagtaacaataataataatagtaacaataataataataatagtagtagtagtaccACATTTAGTAATAGTAACACATATTTAGTACCTGATTCTTTTAAAcaagaatataataagtcAAGTATCAAAACAGATTTTTTACAAAGTGACAAACAAATTACTTTAAACGAtactaatataaatgaaagtCAAGGAagtgatatatataacatagataatgtagaaaatattacaaataaatataattcttcTGACCTTCATCATtgtgaaaattataataatttccttttaaataataaaaataataataatgattcaAACTCAGAAATTatgcatataaataattcattgATATATTCTATACTATCAGAGTTTAGAGATTTAGAACAAGCAAAATATTccatacaaaatattatttatgaaatgataaaatataaaaaaattgatgaTAATCAAATAGAACATTTTGTTCATGATTGGCTTGGTCCTACAAGTAGTGCAATCATAATAAgcaatttaattaataaaaaaaaagttcgttttgtaaaaaaaaataaaatgaaaaataatttcaGAGGAACTAATATTCAtatggataaaaatatatatatagaaaaagaacaaaaagaattaacaaattatacaaataataataagcaaatatataaattattaaatcagaaggaaaatataaatatatctaaatctgatgataatataaaaaatgacaagaaaaaatataataaattactttttttaaaagaaaaaaaaaaaaaaaaatacacattcTTCTCAGTAGCATTTGAAACAggtgttatatataacaacaaagttttgaaattttttcaaataaagcaagatatatttataattatatggatATGTTTAAAATTAGGTATAGACTCGTTAAATGtttctaaatataaaaaatcgCTACTTTcttgttttcttttaaagCAGTTTCAAGGAATTAGTAGTGGGAATACTAATACCAGTgctcattatttttattcggCAAATGACAATGGTCTTTTTTATCTGGATCCACATATAAAATGTCAAAATGCTTTTATCGattttaatgaaaatataagtTCCCAATTTTTTATGCACAAAGTAAAATTTCTACCTTGGGAATATTTAAATTCTTCATTGTCATTGATTTTTGTGGTACAA TCGAAGGATGATTATTTTAACCTTATTCagaatttaaaattaatcgATTCAAGtttatttgaaatatatcatGAGGAACCccaatatgtttataaaaatg AACTAAATTATGACACGGATGATTCAGGATTAGTTgtgttataa